The following proteins come from a genomic window of Sebastes fasciatus isolate fSebFas1 chromosome 6, fSebFas1.pri, whole genome shotgun sequence:
- the cdca2 gene encoding cell division cycle-associated protein 2 isoform X2: MYKMATVEMNTASTEGGQKEKMLSPSEEDSHPVLNDISAPLNFSELTPCQFGISVQSFTPASLNSKDKSRLAQIKARRRSNVGVRGSPETNSLIRFMAQQRMKTPPTFQTPESVRSSPFPPRVASTLRQKMASFQSLMDVEESEVCDPTPRQDSNTGGCIKTRDYLSDGNSHYGGKENHPPMATPIPSKRRRLGPLGGCEVEIREASAPILHFSLEEQQEEEEPVTQVLTQGPQPSSATVVEAQAVLISPTLHIDFELEACSPAKNQQDGVFELQSHGRPPPDDPAAASPARPASPFHLPSLPSLPSLLEMKPTGEDDSTGTSTVKEKKKRVHFGDPLLPEVFDKNLPPSTPLKKGGTPARAPTPGGSLQPRSALKTPQRSESQTPQAQLDLNSPIVFGASPTLAMPRYRRMQSVGEDSEEKDGERLIVFPSMEEMDSVEMRDTECTWDAQPLNLNTAFHEESLSQHLTESETKASTTSQMDTLDEPTSLPEKEKQHEAGVEAPALAPAPALAPALALALAPALALAPAPALALALALVLAPAPSPSPALAAPALAAPALAAPAPAPARNRRKKQPGSEHASSSKAPARSSSRTRKPEESEPVKRSTRSAAKSASGRMKKTAAAARRWNRDVDRSLYGSRAYASKDPNLSPITERLSLFGQSPAAQQTASTSCTAPNQETHLNPEMAMDTQPICDLTVTKVSENPSEDSDTSLSSSTESSTGRGRRSSRPRVRGRGLKKRKVSISDDELSEEAMDHSGGKTEEHCEDQTTTNLEASRETPLHHTAPEQGEVDTEDTDDAQTHSDSDGKLECHGSLDAPTSDCPSSAEESSNTLSLPARRRAKRGRKRSVKSSVLQEQGNQAEEHHEVEETLLQGEQAASQQENNIRPSSESQDEGGAADPQLAPWQADFNFEDVFKPVASRGQRSVRRSLRNQSNAEQHSSNSAGLAWMAWTSPVSNKEARRRTRARRLSAAPPVPPPLPQETQDPEETEDDAS, translated from the exons ATGTACAAG ATGGCTACCGTGGAAATGAACACTGCTAGCACCGAGGGAGGTCAGAAGGAGAAAATGTTGTCCCCCTCAGAAGAGGACTCCCATCCAGTTTTAAATGACATCTCAGCTCCCCTGAATTTCTCCGAGCTCACACCTTGTCAGTTCGGCATCTCTGTCCAGAGTTTTACTCCAGCATCATTAAATAGCAAAG ATAAGTCTCGTCTAGCACAGATAAAGGCAAGGCGGAGGTCCAACGTCGGTGTCCGGGGCTCCCCAGAGACAAACTCCCTCATCCGCTTCATGGCACAACAGAGGATGAAGACTCCACCAACCTTCCAAACTCCAGAG TCTGTCAGAAGTAGCCCCTTCCCTCCCCGGGTCGCCTCCACGCTGAGGCAGAAGATGGCCTCCTTCCAGAGCCTGATGGATGTGGAAGAGAGCGAGGTCTGTGATCCGACGCCAAGGCAGGACAGCAACACTGGAGGATGCATCAAGACAAGAGATTATCTGTCTG aTGGGAACAGCCATTATGGAGGCAAGGAGAACCACCCACCAATGGCGACGCCCATACCCAGCAAGAGGAGGCGCCTGGGCCCCCTAGGAGGCTGTGAGGTGGAGATTAGAGAGGCCAGCGCTCCTATCCTCCACTTCAGtttggaggagcagcag gaggaggaagaaccaGTGACACAGGTGTTGACACAGGGACCACAGCCATCCAGTGCGACTGTGGTAGAGGCCCAAGCTGTGCTTATATCCCCAACGCTCCACATTGACTTTGAGCTCGAAGCCTGTTCCCCTGCTAAGAACCAACAG GACGGCGTCTTTGAACTCCAAAGCCACGGCCGACCACCGCCTGATGATCCCGCAGCCGCTTCACCAGCCCGGCCTGCCTCCCCCttccacctcccctctctcccctctctcccttctctgTTGGAGATGAAGCCCACGG GAGAGGATGACTCCACGGGGACGTCCACGGttaaggagaagaaaaagagggtGCACTTTGGAGATCCGCTCCTTCCCGAGGTCTTCGATAAGAACCTGCCCCCCAGCACACCGTTAAAGAAGGGGGGCACGCCGGCCCGGGCACCCACACCGGGTGGGAGCTTACAGCCGCGCTCGGCGCTGAAGACACCGCAGAGGAGCGAATCCCAAACACCACAAGCTCAGCTGGATCTCAACAGCCCCATTGTGTTTGGTGCCTCGCCCACTCTTGCAATGCCTCGCTACCGCAGAATGCAGTCTGTGGGAGAGGACAGTGAAGAGAAGGATGGAGAAAGACTG ATTGTTTTCCCTTCAATGGAGGAGATGGACTCTGTGGAGATGAGAGATACAG AATGTACGTGGGACGCCCAGCCGTTGAATTTAAACACTGCTTTCCACGAGGAGTCTCTTTCTCAGCATCTGACAG AGTCTGAGACTAAAGCCAGCACAACCTCCCAGATGGATACCCTGGATGAGCCTACGTCCTTACCAGAGAAGGAGAAACAACATGAAGCAGGTGTGGAAGCTCCAGCTctagctccagctccagctctagCTCCAGctctagctctagctctagCTCCAGCTCTAGCTctagctccagctccagctctagctctagctctagctctagTTCTAGCTCcagctccatctccatctccagctCTAGCAGCTCCAGCTCTAGCAGCTCCAGCTCtagcagctccagctccagctcctgctAGAAACCGAAGGAAAAAG CAACCAGGATCAGAGCATGCATCCAGCAGTAAGGCTCCAGCTCGCTCCAGCAGCAGAACGAGAAAG CCAGAGGAGAGCGAACCTGTGAAGAGGTCGACACGCTCTGCTGCCAAGTCGGCCTCCGGGAGGATGAAG AAGACCGCCGCAGCAGCCCGGCGGTGGAACAGGGACGTGGACCGCTCCCTGTACGGCTCTCGGGCGTACGCCTCTAAGGACCCCAACCTGAGCCCCATCACTGAGAGGTTGTCCCTCTTCGGCCAGTCTCCAGCAGCACAGCAGACTGCCTCGACGAGCTGCACAG CCCCAAATCAGGAGACCCACTTGAACCCTGAGATGGCTATGGACACCCAACCGATATGTGACCTCACTGTGACAAAAGTCTCGGAAAATCCTTCAGAGGATTCCGACACATCTCTCAGCTCCAGTACAGAAAGCAGCACAGGGAGGGGCAGGAGGTCGTCAAGGCCGAGGGTCAGAGGGAGAGGACTGAAGAAAAGGAAGGTCAGTATATCCGATGATGAGCTCAGTGAGGAGGCTATGGATCATAGTGGAGGAAAGACAGAGGAGCACTGTGAAGACCAAACCACTACAAACCTTGAGGCATCGAGGGAAACCCCGCTGCACCACACTGCACCTGAACAAGGAGAAGTCGACACTGAAGACACTGATGACGCCCAGACTCACTCAGATTCAGATGGAAAATTAGAATGTCACGGCAGTCTGGATGCACCCACCTCAGACTGCCCGTCTTCAGCGGAAGAATCCAGCAACACTTTGAGTCTGCCAGCACGGAGAAGAGCCAAGCGGGGCAGGAAGAGATCTGTGAAGAGCTCGGTGCTACAGGAGCAGGGCAACCAGGCAGAGGAGCACCATGAAGTGGAGGAGACCCTTCTCCAGGGAGAGCAAGCAGCTAGCCAGCAGGAAAACAACATCAGGCCAAGCTCCGAGAGCCAGGATGAGGGGGGAGCAGCCGATCCGCAGCTCGCCCCCTGGCAGGCTGACTTTAACTTTGAGGATGTGTTCAAACCTGTCGCCAGCAGAGGGCAGCGCTCAGTGCGCCGCAGCCTGAGGAACCAGAGCAATGCAGAGCagcacagcagcaacagtgcaGGCCTCGCCTGGATGGCTTGGACCTCCCCTGTCTCCAATAAAGAGGCCCGCAGGAGGACCCGGGCCCGCCGGCTCAGTGCTGCTCCACCTGTCCCACCTCCACTCCCTCAGGAGACACAAGACCCTGAGGAGACAGAAGACGACGCTTCATGA